A DNA window from Halobacterium sp. DL1 contains the following coding sequences:
- a CDS encoding transposase ISH3: MSKTKQADGEIHEDQLLNFLVNRLDEEVSLSLANNAEITAEDIYEVLVGACADGTSVSTLCASSQNSPAGNTVLYHLRTKFEPERLERVANTLLRKDLDELLPEQVEVCADLHLRPYYGDEDDTDGLYHSVAKRGTTAFHAYATLYARVKNKRYTLAVRRLKDGDTASSVLAEFFGVLDGLDAGVKAVYLDRGFYDSKCLTLLQAHNYAYVIPIIRWGEAIQQELSEGWSRVIQHDLTGKLDGHSWTVDFPVYIDCTYLNGKYDENGVARHGYAADAPFIDSPRDARYHYSKRFGIESSYRLFEQAIATTTTRDPTVRLLYVVVSLLLQNVWRYLHYEYVATPRRGGRRLWWWPYKEFVNMIRRAAWTALAVRRAVPANRPPDDRFHR, encoded by the coding sequence GTGTCTAAAACCAAACAAGCAGACGGTGAGATCCACGAGGACCAGCTTCTTAACTTTCTCGTCAACCGCCTTGACGAGGAAGTTTCGCTCTCGTTAGCCAATAACGCTGAAATCACTGCTGAAGACATCTATGAGGTCCTCGTCGGCGCTTGCGCCGACGGGACCTCTGTCTCTACGCTCTGTGCGTCGAGCCAGAACTCACCCGCTGGGAACACGGTCCTCTACCATCTTCGGACGAAGTTCGAGCCGGAACGGCTCGAACGAGTCGCTAACACGCTCCTGCGAAAGGATCTCGATGAATTGCTCCCCGAACAGGTGGAGGTCTGCGCAGACCTCCACCTGCGGCCCTACTACGGTGACGAAGACGACACAGACGGCCTCTATCACTCGGTAGCGAAGCGTGGAACCACTGCGTTCCACGCCTATGCCACACTCTACGCGCGTGTGAAGAACAAACGCTACACGCTGGCGGTACGCCGTCTCAAAGACGGCGATACCGCAAGTAGTGTCCTCGCTGAGTTCTTCGGTGTCCTCGACGGCCTTGACGCCGGGGTCAAGGCCGTCTACCTTGATCGCGGATTCTACGACAGTAAGTGTCTCACGCTGCTTCAGGCGCACAATTACGCGTACGTGATCCCGATCATCCGGTGGGGTGAGGCGATTCAGCAAGAGCTCTCGGAAGGATGGAGTCGCGTCATTCAGCATGATCTGACGGGGAAACTCGACGGTCACAGCTGGACCGTCGATTTTCCCGTCTACATCGACTGTACGTACCTAAATGGGAAGTATGACGAGAACGGTGTGGCGCGTCACGGCTACGCCGCTGACGCGCCGTTCATCGACTCACCACGGGACGCTCGATACCACTACTCGAAACGCTTCGGTATCGAGTCAAGCTATCGCTTGTTTGAGCAAGCGATAGCGACAACGACAACACGAGATCCAACGGTACGGCTGCTGTACGTGGTGGTGAGTCTCCTCTTACAGAACGTCTGGCGGTACCTTCACTACGAGTATGTGGCGACGCCCCGCCGAGGCGGGCGTCGCCTCTGGTGGTGGCCGTACAAGGAGTTCGTCAATATGATTCGACGAGCTGCGTGGACGGCCCTCGCGGTGCGTCGGGCCGTCCCCGCGAATCGGCCACCTGACGACCGATTCCACCGCTAA